The proteins below are encoded in one region of Paenisporosarcina cavernae:
- the gcvPB gene encoding aminomethyl-transferring glycine dehydrogenase subunit GcvPB — protein MHKDNQPLIFEMTKEGRIGYSLPELDVPEIDLSSLLPTEAVREVPAELPEVSELDIMRHYTALSKRNHGVDSGFYPLGSCTMKYNPKINEAVARFSGFANIHPLQDESTVQGAMELMYDLQEHLIEITGMDEVTLQPAAGAHGEWTALMMIRAYFEANGDLERTKVIVPDSAHGTNPASATVAGFETVTVKSDEHGLVDLEDLKRVVGRDTAALMLTNPNTLGLFEEHILEMAAIIHEVGGKLYYDGANLNAVMSKARPGDMGFDCVHLNLHKTFTGPHGGGGPGSGPVGVKKDLIPFLPKPVLIKTEDGYTFDYNRPQSIGRVKPFYGNFGINVRAYTYIRTMGPDGLKAVTEYAVLNANYMMRKLQPYFDLPYDRHCKHEFVLSGRRQKKLGVRTLDMAKRLLDFGYHPPTIYFPLNVEEGMMIEPTETESKETLDAFIDAMIQIAKEVEENPEIVQEAPHTTVIKRLDETKAARNPILRYTKA, from the coding sequence GTGCATAAAGACAATCAACCGTTAATTTTTGAAATGACAAAAGAAGGACGGATCGGCTATAGTTTGCCTGAATTAGATGTACCGGAAATTGATCTTTCAAGTTTATTACCTACTGAAGCTGTAAGAGAAGTTCCAGCTGAATTACCAGAAGTCTCGGAGCTAGATATTATGAGACACTATACTGCGCTTTCAAAGCGAAATCATGGAGTTGACTCTGGTTTTTATCCACTAGGTTCGTGCACGATGAAATATAATCCGAAAATTAATGAAGCAGTTGCACGTTTCTCAGGTTTTGCAAATATTCATCCATTACAAGATGAAAGCACCGTTCAAGGTGCAATGGAATTAATGTACGATCTTCAAGAGCATCTTATCGAGATTACAGGGATGGACGAAGTAACACTTCAACCTGCTGCTGGTGCACATGGTGAGTGGACGGCACTAATGATGATTCGTGCGTATTTTGAAGCAAATGGAGACCTTGAGCGGACGAAAGTAATAGTTCCCGACTCAGCACACGGTACAAATCCAGCTTCCGCAACTGTTGCAGGATTTGAAACAGTTACAGTTAAATCCGACGAACATGGATTGGTCGATCTAGAAGACTTAAAACGAGTAGTTGGTAGAGACACAGCAGCACTAATGCTGACAAATCCCAATACACTTGGATTATTTGAAGAACACATTCTAGAGATGGCAGCAATCATTCATGAAGTTGGCGGCAAACTATATTATGATGGGGCTAACTTAAATGCGGTTATGTCAAAAGCTCGACCAGGAGATATGGGATTTGATTGTGTTCATTTAAACTTACACAAGACCTTCACTGGTCCTCATGGTGGTGGAGGGCCGGGATCTGGTCCTGTAGGAGTGAAGAAAGATTTAATTCCCTTCCTACCTAAACCAGTGCTAATTAAAACGGAAGATGGCTATACGTTCGATTATAATCGTCCTCAATCGATTGGGCGAGTTAAACCTTTCTATGGGAATTTCGGAATTAATGTCCGTGCCTACACGTATATCCGTACTATGGGTCCAGACGGTTTAAAAGCAGTAACAGAGTATGCGGTGTTAAATGCAAATTACATGATGCGGAAACTACAGCCATACTTTGATTTACCATATGATAGGCACTGTAAGCATGAGTTTGTGTTAAGTGGTAGAAGACAGAAGAAATTAGGTGTTCGAACGCTAGATATGGCAAAACGATTACTTGATTTCGGTTACCACCCACCGACAATTTACTTCCCACTCAATGTGGAAGAAGGTATGATGATTGAACCAACAGAAACAGAATCGAAAGAAACACTCGATGCTTTTATCGATGCAATGATTCAAATTGCAAAAGAAGTCGAAGAAAATCCAGAAATTGTGCAAGAAGCTCCTCATACAACAGTTATCAAACGCTTAGATGAGACAAAAGCTGCACGTAATCCTATTCTTCGTTATACAAAAGCATAA
- the gcvPA gene encoding aminomethyl-transferring glycine dehydrogenase subunit GcvPA: MKHRYLPMAEQDQLEMLEAIGVEKIDDLFADIPEKVRFQGNYAIKEAKSENELTKELAALAAKNADTKSYASFLGAGVYDHYKPIIVDHVISRSEFYTAYTPYQPEISQGELQAIFEFQTMICELTGMDLANSSMYDGGTALAEAGMLAAGHTRRKKILVSETVHPESIDVVKTYALGQSIDVVVVPSKDGITDVEALTSLMDDSIAAVMVQYPNFFGQIESLSTIEKIAHEQKALFVVSSNPLSLGVLTPPGKLGADIVVGDAQPFGIPESFGGPHCGYFAVTKALMRKVPGRLVGETTDEVGRRGFVLTLQAREQHIRRDKATSNICSNQALNALAASVAMTALGKQGIQDIAIQNIAKTHYAKKALEKAGIHVLYQGAHFNELVIDLKSNVTALNKVLFDKGIIGGFDLGRVSEKWDGQCLIAVTEQRTKEEIDAFVQEVGAYRA, translated from the coding sequence ATGAAGCATCGTTACTTACCAATGGCGGAACAAGACCAATTAGAAATGTTAGAAGCGATTGGCGTTGAAAAGATTGATGATTTGTTTGCTGATATTCCGGAGAAAGTAAGATTTCAGGGGAATTATGCCATTAAAGAAGCAAAGTCTGAAAATGAATTAACGAAAGAATTAGCGGCACTAGCAGCTAAAAATGCAGATACAAAATCATATGCCAGTTTTTTAGGTGCAGGGGTCTATGATCATTACAAACCAATTATTGTAGATCATGTTATTTCTCGTTCAGAATTTTACACCGCTTATACTCCTTACCAACCGGAAATTTCTCAAGGAGAGCTTCAAGCGATTTTTGAATTTCAGACGATGATTTGTGAATTAACTGGCATGGATTTAGCAAACTCTTCTATGTACGATGGAGGAACTGCTTTGGCGGAAGCTGGTATGCTAGCTGCAGGTCATACACGCCGCAAAAAAATTCTAGTGTCTGAAACAGTTCATCCGGAATCAATAGATGTGGTAAAAACATATGCGCTTGGTCAATCAATTGATGTAGTGGTTGTTCCATCGAAAGATGGAATAACAGATGTGGAAGCATTAACTTCATTAATGGATGATTCAATTGCCGCTGTTATGGTTCAATATCCGAATTTCTTCGGTCAAATCGAATCGTTAAGTACAATCGAAAAAATCGCGCATGAACAAAAAGCGTTATTTGTTGTGTCATCAAACCCCCTTTCTTTAGGCGTATTAACACCTCCAGGCAAGTTAGGGGCAGATATCGTGGTAGGAGATGCTCAACCGTTTGGAATTCCTGAATCATTTGGAGGACCGCATTGTGGTTATTTCGCCGTGACAAAAGCGTTAATGCGAAAAGTTCCAGGACGTCTAGTAGGTGAAACGACTGATGAAGTTGGTCGTAGAGGGTTTGTACTTACACTTCAAGCACGAGAGCAACATATTCGTCGTGATAAAGCGACCTCCAACATTTGTTCGAACCAAGCGCTCAATGCTTTGGCTGCTTCTGTTGCTATGACTGCATTAGGAAAACAGGGAATCCAAGATATTGCCATACAAAATATTGCGAAGACACATTATGCAAAGAAAGCACTTGAAAAAGCAGGTATTCACGTCCTTTATCAAGGTGCTCATTTTAATGAACTAGTGATTGATCTTAAATCGAATGTTACAGCTCTAAATAAAGTCTTATTCGATAAAGGGATTATAGGCGGGTTTGATTTAGGAAGAGTTTCAGAAAAATGGGATGGACAATGTTTGATTGCAGTAACAGAGCAACGAACGAAAGAAGAAATTGACGCATTCGTGCAGGAAGTGGGGGCTTATCGTGCATAA
- the gcvT gene encoding glycine cleavage system aminomethyltransferase GcvT has product MSNSLKRTPLFNSYAASGGKTIDFGGWELPVQFSSIKEEHEAVRTNAGLFDVSHMGEIAVEGPDSLAYLQKLVTNDVAKLSDGQAQYTAMCYTDGGTVDDLLIYRYNETSYLLVVNASNIEKDYKWMMDNSFGNVEIKNVSDNFGQLALQGPKAQEILQRFTSTPLSEIGFFRFNADVKIGDSTFLVSRTGYTGEDGFEIYGKPEAIVALWNDLLSKTSEELKPCGLGARDTLRFEACLALYGQELSKDISPLEAGIGFVVKLKKNEDFNGKSVLVEQKEQGVPRQLVGIEMIDKGIPRFGYDVYTGDEKIGFVTTGTQSPTLKKNIGLALIQSSYTELGTEVEVEIRGKKLKAKIVETPFYKRQK; this is encoded by the coding sequence ATGAGTAATTCATTAAAAAGAACCCCTTTATTTAATTCCTATGCTGCTTCGGGAGGAAAAACAATTGACTTTGGAGGATGGGAGTTGCCTGTCCAATTCTCTAGCATCAAAGAAGAACATGAAGCTGTGCGCACGAACGCAGGATTGTTTGATGTCTCTCATATGGGTGAAATCGCCGTTGAAGGTCCTGATAGTCTTGCTTATTTGCAAAAGTTAGTGACGAATGATGTGGCGAAATTGTCAGATGGGCAAGCACAGTATACGGCGATGTGTTACACAGATGGTGGAACGGTGGATGATTTATTAATTTACCGGTATAACGAAACAAGTTATTTATTAGTAGTAAATGCTTCTAATATTGAAAAAGATTATAAATGGATGATGGATAATAGTTTTGGAAACGTAGAGATTAAAAATGTTTCGGACAATTTTGGGCAGTTAGCGTTACAAGGCCCAAAAGCGCAGGAAATTCTACAACGATTTACTTCGACGCCTTTATCTGAAATTGGCTTTTTCCGTTTTAATGCGGATGTCAAAATCGGCGACTCTACTTTTTTAGTCTCACGCACTGGATACACGGGAGAAGACGGATTTGAAATTTACGGAAAACCGGAAGCAATTGTGGCGTTGTGGAATGATTTATTATCAAAAACAAGCGAAGAGTTAAAGCCTTGTGGATTAGGTGCTCGTGATACTCTCCGATTTGAAGCGTGTCTTGCACTTTATGGCCAAGAACTATCGAAAGATATTTCTCCTTTAGAAGCGGGAATTGGTTTTGTTGTTAAATTGAAAAAAAACGAAGATTTCAACGGAAAATCGGTTCTCGTAGAACAGAAAGAACAAGGTGTCCCGCGTCAATTAGTTGGAATCGAGATGATTGATAAAGGGATTCCAAGATTTGGCTACGACGTCTATACTGGTGATGAAAAAATTGGTTTTGTTACTACTGGAACACAATCTCCTACATTGAAAAAGAATATTGGGTTAGCTTTGATACAATCCTCTTACACAGAGTTAGGAACAGAGGTTGAAGTAGAAATTAGAGGAAAAAAATTAAAAGCTAAAATAGTTGAAACACCTTTTTATAAACGACAAAAATAA
- a CDS encoding shikimate kinase yields MKRIYMVGFMGSGKSAIGRRLSFMLKLPYYDMDKEIVRMTGKSIPEIFEENGEAYFRQLEKDYLAATRDEWCIVSTGGGVATDLENIKLMRKTGLVLFLDATFDDLWVRIHRDPNRPIVQRSTKEELHQLYLKRRVFYKKAAHITIRTESRSLRQITEYAAFQVERLKSEH; encoded by the coding sequence ATGAAGAGGATTTACATGGTCGGATTCATGGGTAGTGGAAAAAGTGCAATCGGACGGCGATTGAGTTTTATGTTGAAATTGCCATATTATGATATGGATAAAGAAATTGTCCGTATGACGGGCAAATCTATTCCAGAGATTTTTGAAGAAAATGGGGAAGCTTACTTTCGTCAATTAGAAAAAGACTATCTAGCGGCGACAAGAGATGAGTGGTGTATTGTCTCCACTGGCGGAGGAGTTGCTACCGATCTTGAAAATATTAAGTTGATGAGAAAAACAGGACTAGTATTATTTCTAGATGCCACTTTTGATGATTTATGGGTTAGAATTCATCGTGATCCCAATCGTCCAATTGTACAACGATCGACAAAAGAAGAATTACACCAGTTATATCTAAAGAGACGAGTGTTTTATAAAAAAGCAGCTCACATTACGATTCGAACAGAGAGTAGATCGCTTCGTCAAATAACTGAATATGCAGCCTTCCAGGTGGAAAGACTAAAAAGCGAACATTAG
- the comGF gene encoding competence type IV pilus minor pilin ComGF: protein MHFLQTRDKRTFFLPSVLTQKGFTLIESILQFSIFLFVVATLPTIFHFLGTTNNLLANNQEQQWDLFLMDTRNYLDEQVNVIVINQSSGIRITTINESYDIELNGNEIRKQRNQLGNEPMLLHVKAVTFTKYGHEIRLRVKKNSGEIYEQSFQISG, encoded by the coding sequence ATGCATTTTCTACAAACAAGAGATAAAAGAACTTTCTTTTTGCCGTCAGTATTAACACAAAAGGGGTTCACCCTGATTGAATCGATACTCCAATTTTCCATCTTTCTATTTGTCGTAGCCACACTTCCAACGATTTTTCATTTTTTAGGTACGACTAATAATTTACTTGCGAATAATCAAGAACAACAATGGGATCTGTTTTTAATGGATACCAGAAATTATTTAGATGAGCAAGTGAATGTAATTGTAATTAATCAATCTAGTGGAATACGCATCACGACAATAAATGAATCATACGATATCGAGCTAAATGGAAATGAAATACGAAAACAGCGAAATCAATTAGGGAACGAACCAATGTTATTGCATGTAAAAGCTGTAACTTTCACAAAGTATGGTCATGAAATTCGTTTAAGAGTGAAGAAAAATAGTGGGGAAATTTATGAACAATCCTTTCAAATTAGTGGATAA
- the comGD gene encoding competence type IV pilus minor pilin ComGD: MNKGFTFIEVLIVLLIVTVITSVTIAGYSNIQREQSFLSFYQQLEKDVMTIQLQAITTNQTTEIVFTNNGTRYVARQSFTKTLFTRDIPSEIVYRNEGTLTSVSFNPNGTIVKFGTLVFENGQKKEYVKFYIGKGRMELAE, from the coding sequence GTGAATAAAGGGTTCACTTTCATCGAGGTGTTGATTGTTTTGCTAATCGTTACGGTCATCACTTCCGTTACCATTGCTGGGTATTCTAACATACAAAGAGAACAGTCTTTTTTATCTTTTTATCAACAATTGGAAAAAGATGTGATGACGATTCAATTACAGGCAATTACAACAAATCAAACGACTGAAATTGTTTTTACGAATAACGGTACCCGGTATGTTGCAAGACAGTCTTTTACAAAAACACTTTTCACAAGAGATATTCCAAGTGAAATAGTCTATCGGAACGAAGGAACCTTAACCAGTGTTTCATTTAACCCGAACGGTACTATTGTGAAATTTGGAACATTAGTTTTTGAGAACGGGCAGAAAAAAGAATACGTTAAATTTTATATAGGAAAGGGGAGAATGGAACTCGCAGAATGA
- the comGC gene encoding competence type IV pilus major pilin ComGC: MIYIRNEKAFTLIEMMMVLLIISVLILIAIPNVTKHSATIDEKGCQAFMKMIEGQVEAYQIENKSVPTLQNLTDEDYLTAQQQTCPDGRQIDINAQGEVSVAAVASP; the protein is encoded by the coding sequence ATGATCTATATTCGCAATGAAAAAGCCTTTACGTTGATTGAAATGATGATGGTGCTGCTTATTATTTCTGTTTTAATCTTGATCGCTATTCCAAATGTGACAAAGCACTCCGCCACAATAGATGAAAAAGGATGTCAAGCTTTTATGAAAATGATAGAGGGACAAGTCGAGGCATATCAAATAGAAAATAAGTCAGTTCCAACCCTTCAAAACTTAACGGATGAAGACTATTTAACTGCTCAACAACAAACATGTCCGGATGGAAGACAGATCGACATTAATGCGCAAGGAGAGGTTTCTGTCGCAGCTGTCGCTTCACCGTGA
- a CDS encoding type II secretion system F family protein, whose protein sequence is MAVFTRRINRNPLIPVNDQHIFLRKTVELLQEGYTIQHAILLLIPLYSTNYTKVETFPLNVSEPIYDLFGSLGIPQKMLFPLLTVSTSEDLITSLVHTANYIQMEREAKTKLQQIMVYPMVLFGMLAGLMVIFRLYLYPNMERLYQSRVHSGAEKENLTVAFMNSIPSLLSILLLLLIVIVGSWFLLYRKNTLRKKMQKLRKIPWFGDFLVSYWTRSYALVLGTLLISNTSSKHAFDTICTFYQHPVLLIITTDMLDLLMVGDSLSQAVLKNEFLRKDLYDIIYYGEMHGHVGKELVLYSNHLTEKMGNQLERLIKKIQPIVFILVALAIILSYLSILLPMYQLIELV, encoded by the coding sequence ATGGCAGTTTTTACCCGACGAATTAACCGAAACCCGCTTATTCCTGTAAACGATCAGCATATCTTTTTGCGAAAGACGGTGGAATTGCTTCAAGAAGGATACACAATTCAACATGCTATTTTACTTCTCATTCCTTTGTATTCGACAAATTACACAAAAGTTGAAACGTTTCCTTTAAATGTAAGTGAACCAATTTACGACTTATTCGGAAGTTTAGGCATTCCTCAAAAGATGTTGTTTCCATTATTAACAGTGTCTACTTCGGAAGATTTAATTACGTCCCTAGTTCACACCGCGAATTATATACAAATGGAAAGAGAAGCCAAAACAAAATTGCAACAAATTATGGTTTACCCGATGGTGCTATTTGGGATGCTAGCAGGATTAATGGTAATTTTTCGATTGTATTTATATCCGAATATGGAAAGGTTATATCAAAGTAGAGTACATAGTGGTGCTGAAAAGGAAAATCTCACAGTTGCTTTTATGAATTCTATTCCGAGCCTTCTATCCATATTGCTTTTACTTCTTATTGTAATAGTAGGAAGCTGGTTTTTACTTTACCGAAAGAACACTTTACGAAAAAAAATGCAAAAGTTACGAAAGATTCCATGGTTTGGAGATTTTCTAGTTTCCTATTGGACAAGAAGTTACGCATTAGTTTTAGGGACACTATTAATCAGCAATACTTCCAGTAAGCATGCATTTGATACCATATGTACTTTTTATCAGCATCCAGTTCTTTTAATAATTACGACTGATATGTTAGACCTATTAATGGTTGGAGACAGTCTTTCTCAAGCAGTTCTTAAAAATGAATTTCTCCGGAAAGATCTGTATGACATTATTTATTATGGTGAAATGCATGGTCATGTTGGAAAAGAACTTGTTTTATACAGTAACCATTTAACCGAAAAAATGGGGAATCAGCTAGAACGCCTCATCAAAAAAATACAGCCAATTGTATTTATACTTGTGGCACTAGCAATTATCCTTTCGTATTTATCAATCCTTTTACCAATGTATCAATTAATAGAATTAGTCTAA
- the comGA gene encoding competence type IV pilus ATPase ComGA: MTINQLLEKKSVNFFQQALDLHATDLHLIPKDNHFSIVYRIQEQLTMYCSLPLELGIRLITYWKLLAQLDISEKRKPQSGSFELELQNIAFSIRLSTLPSAHNLESVALRFQSHLQTKSLDDLFFQEDMADYFRLLLSNRYGLICIAGATGTGKTTSAYSMLQYCAQVLRKNVIAIEDPIEIKLANVLQVQVNENAGLSYAKGIKSLLRHSPDIIFIGEIRDSETASIAMEAALTGHLVLSTIHASNSIGSIFRLRDLGVRMEDIRQGVLALVSQQLVEITSEEIEKGKKRKALVEILQGASLSDCLSYLSEGWEYELPIEKTIRFQLREGLLNGSFYPTN, encoded by the coding sequence ATGACAATAAACCAATTATTAGAAAAAAAGAGTGTTAATTTTTTTCAACAAGCATTAGATCTCCATGCTACTGATCTTCATCTTATCCCCAAAGATAATCATTTTTCCATTGTCTACAGAATACAGGAACAATTAACCATGTATTGTTCACTCCCACTGGAATTAGGGATACGACTCATCACCTATTGGAAATTGTTAGCGCAATTAGACATAAGTGAAAAACGCAAACCTCAAAGCGGCTCTTTCGAGCTAGAACTTCAAAATATCGCTTTTTCGATTCGTCTCTCTACACTTCCTTCAGCGCATAATTTGGAAAGTGTGGCACTACGATTTCAATCCCATTTACAGACCAAAAGTTTAGATGATCTATTTTTTCAAGAAGATATGGCTGATTATTTTCGCCTCCTCTTGTCAAACCGTTACGGTTTAATTTGTATAGCAGGAGCAACAGGAACTGGAAAAACGACTTCTGCGTATTCCATGTTGCAATATTGTGCACAAGTCCTTCGGAAAAATGTCATCGCAATTGAAGACCCCATTGAAATTAAACTAGCCAATGTTTTACAAGTTCAAGTAAACGAAAATGCTGGCCTTTCCTATGCAAAGGGAATTAAGTCATTACTCCGTCACTCTCCAGATATTATTTTCATCGGCGAGATTAGGGATTCTGAAACGGCTAGTATCGCTATGGAAGCAGCACTAACAGGTCATTTAGTATTGTCAACGATTCATGCATCGAATTCAATTGGTTCCATTTTTCGTTTACGAGATCTGGGAGTTCGAATGGAGGATATTCGACAAGGTGTATTAGCACTTGTTTCTCAGCAATTAGTTGAAATCACGTCGGAGGAAATCGAAAAGGGGAAAAAACGAAAAGCATTAGTAGAGATATTACAAGGTGCTTCGTTATCTGATTGTTTGTCCTATCTCTCAGAGGGATGGGAATACGAATTGCCAATAGAAAAAACGATTCGGTTTCAATTAAGAGAGGGTTTGCTCAATGGCAGTTTTTACCCGACGAATTAA
- a CDS encoding Spx/MgsR family RNA polymerase-binding regulatory protein: MEKVLFYTYPSCTSCRKAKKWLQQNGVDFQERHLFRETPTQEELYYLLSLTTDGVDELLATRSQSFKDLNLDIDELSLSQVVNLMVENPKLLRRPILVSEQRLVVGYQPEQLSTLSNKRNLSAAV, translated from the coding sequence ATGGAAAAAGTACTATTTTATACTTACCCGTCTTGTACATCTTGTCGTAAGGCAAAAAAATGGTTACAACAAAATGGTGTGGATTTTCAAGAAAGACATTTGTTCCGTGAAACGCCGACGCAAGAAGAATTGTATTATTTATTGTCACTAACAACAGATGGTGTGGACGAATTGCTAGCGACTAGAAGTCAATCTTTTAAAGATTTAAATCTGGATATTGACGAATTATCCCTGTCGCAAGTGGTAAATCTTATGGTGGAAAACCCTAAATTGTTACGTCGTCCAATTTTAGTTTCAGAACAACGTTTAGTAGTAGGATATCAACCAGAACAACTTTCTACCCTTTCGAATAAACGAAATTTATCTGCTGCAGTTTAA
- a CDS encoding DUF2626 domain-containing protein: protein MGNMYKVMGFWTGIFAVMFYLGGMTEASLLFLANTGLFILLGFLNLSERMYIYIFGAYLTVFFAGFTYYTTFIHVPGAGH, encoded by the coding sequence ATGGGCAATATGTATAAAGTAATGGGATTTTGGACAGGAATTTTTGCAGTAATGTTCTATCTCGGTGGTATGACAGAAGCGTCTTTATTATTTTTAGCAAACACGGGCTTATTCATTCTTTTAGGCTTCTTGAATCTATCTGAACGTATGTACATCTATATCTTCGGAGCATATTTGACAGTGTTCTTTGCTGGATTTACGTACTACACAACATTCATTCATGTACCTGGTGCTGGCCACTAA
- a CDS encoding MBL fold metallo-hydrolase — MYSIRTYPLGWIQTNCYIVSNASKKCVVIDPGGNGEKLVKELTRLQLTPVAILLTHAHFDHVGAVEFVRTKWGIPLYLHKKEKDWLEDPMKNGSGHYAELPNITTNPADHLITEEGTLSFDDIHFQLLFTPGHSPGSITYVLVGENIAFVGDTLFKGSIGRTDLLGGNTQQLLDSIHQKLLPLEEDTICYSGHGEPTTIGAEIETNPFLNGFN, encoded by the coding sequence ATGTATTCTATTCGAACATACCCGTTAGGCTGGATTCAAACGAACTGTTATATCGTTTCAAATGCTTCAAAAAAGTGTGTGGTGATTGATCCAGGGGGAAATGGAGAAAAATTAGTGAAAGAGTTAACACGTTTACAATTGACACCTGTAGCGATTTTGTTAACGCATGCACATTTTGATCATGTAGGAGCAGTAGAATTTGTACGGACAAAGTGGGGCATTCCACTTTATTTACACAAGAAAGAAAAAGATTGGCTAGAAGATCCAATGAAAAATGGTTCTGGACATTATGCAGAGTTACCTAATATCACAACAAATCCAGCAGATCATTTGATTACTGAAGAAGGAACGTTATCATTTGACGATATTCATTTCCAACTACTTTTTACACCAGGACACTCCCCAGGCAGTATCACGTATGTATTAGTTGGAGAAAATATCGCATTTGTTGGCGACACGTTATTCAAAGGTAGTATTGGTCGCACAGACTTGTTAGGTGGTAACACTCAACAATTGCTGGACTCCATACATCAAAAGCTTTTACCTTTAGAGGAAGACACGATATGTTATTCGGGACATGGGGAACCAACTACGATAGGAGCAGAAATCGAAACTAATCCTTTTCTTAACGGTTTCAACTAA
- a CDS encoding DUF2759 domain-containing protein — translation MNLLMVIFGLVSILGLIGTYVAFKEKNMLGVAFNFLAFAIFGWFTFMTIKDHGFPPILH, via the coding sequence ATGAACTTATTAATGGTTATTTTTGGTTTAGTTTCAATTCTTGGATTAATCGGAACGTATGTAGCATTTAAAGAAAAGAACATGCTAGGTGTTGCATTTAATTTTCTAGCATTCGCTATTTTTGGATGGTTTACATTCATGACAATTAAAGATCATGGATTCCCACCAATTTTACATTAA